A window from Vulcanimicrobium alpinum encodes these proteins:
- a CDS encoding acyl-CoA dehydrogenase family protein → MTTTAAASLLERLEAFMAAEVYPNEDVYHSQVRSGATPFAQPPIMDELQTKARAQGLWNLFLPEAEYGAGLSNRDYAPLCEVMGRSFIAPEVFNCSAPDTGNMEVFARYASRELQDRWLRPLLNAEIRSGFAMTEPDVASSDATNISAEIRRDGDAYVVNGRKWWTTGAAHPRCKVLIFLGRSDPDAPRHQQHSMLVIPMDTPGVRIVRNLSVFGYDEAPHGHCEIAFENARVPAENLLLGEGRGFEIGQGRLGPGRLHHCLRSIGMAERALEMMVARVKERVAFGKPLAEQGVIMEWIADSRIEINQARLLTYDAAERLDRDGNKAARHELAMAKVVAPNVAQRVIDRAIQAFGGAGVSADTFLAEAYALIRTLRLADGPDEVHRASIAKGELKKGTR, encoded by the coding sequence ATGACGACCACCGCCGCCGCGTCGCTGCTCGAGCGCCTCGAAGCCTTCATGGCCGCCGAGGTCTATCCGAACGAGGACGTCTACCATTCGCAAGTGCGCAGCGGCGCGACGCCCTTCGCGCAGCCGCCGATCATGGACGAACTGCAGACAAAAGCGCGCGCGCAGGGCTTGTGGAATCTGTTCCTGCCGGAAGCCGAGTACGGCGCCGGATTGTCGAATCGCGACTACGCGCCGCTGTGCGAGGTGATGGGCCGCTCGTTCATCGCGCCGGAGGTCTTCAACTGCAGCGCGCCCGACACGGGCAACATGGAGGTCTTCGCGCGCTACGCGTCGCGCGAACTGCAGGACCGCTGGCTGCGACCGCTCCTCAACGCCGAGATTCGTTCGGGTTTTGCGATGACCGAGCCCGACGTCGCCTCGTCGGACGCAACGAATATCAGCGCCGAGATCCGCCGCGACGGTGACGCGTACGTCGTCAACGGCCGCAAGTGGTGGACGACCGGGGCCGCGCATCCGCGCTGCAAGGTCCTCATCTTCCTGGGCCGCTCCGACCCCGATGCGCCGCGCCATCAGCAGCACTCGATGCTCGTCATCCCGATGGACACGCCGGGCGTGCGCATCGTGCGCAACCTCTCGGTATTCGGCTACGACGAAGCGCCGCACGGACACTGCGAGATCGCGTTCGAGAACGCGCGCGTCCCGGCGGAGAACCTGCTGCTCGGCGAGGGGCGCGGGTTCGAGATCGGCCAGGGGCGTCTGGGCCCGGGGCGGCTGCATCATTGCCTGCGATCGATCGGGATGGCCGAGCGCGCGCTCGAGATGATGGTCGCACGCGTGAAGGAACGCGTCGCGTTCGGCAAGCCGCTCGCCGAACAGGGCGTGATCATGGAGTGGATCGCCGACTCGCGCATCGAGATCAATCAGGCGCGTCTGCTGACCTACGATGCGGCGGAGCGGCTCGACCGCGACGGCAACAAAGCGGCGCGCCACGAGCTCGCGATGGCGAAAGTCGTGGCGCCGAACGTCGCGCAGCGCGTGATCGACCGCGCGATTCAGGCGTTCGGCGGGGCGGGCGTCAGCGCCGACACGTTCCTTGCGGAAGCGTACGCGCTGATCCGCACGCTTCGGCTCGCCGACGGGCCCGACGAAGTCCATCGCGCGTCGATCGCCAAGGGCGAACTGAAGAAAGGAACGCGGTGA